One stretch of Lacimicrobium alkaliphilum DNA includes these proteins:
- a CDS encoding efflux transporter outer membrane subunit: MVNMRKRYGIVINGRRTGYLQSWRVLGLALTVGLAGCTAGPDFQRPQAPEVTRYTTTSIDTRTRGAVTTVAGEQQFITGMQVDERWWRSLKSPTLDRLIEEALSFSPSLMSAKATLRQAKEIYSAHAGSTLYPQVDAGLSVQRQRMNPNIPGLDGDAMKFSLYDASVGVRYSLDLAGSNRRTLEALAARVDYHRYEFQAAQLVLAGNIATAAITRARLAEQIESMGVILQNLEEQVYLARERLRYGQAAPDEVSAKKILAEQKRAELPTLRKQMQQTEHLIAVLAGRAPGEHGLPEFKLADFALPAELPLLIPSELVRHRPDIRASEALLHEANANYGAAIAKLYPQINLNANLGSQAMTTASLFSSGSSVWNLVGQLTQPLFNRGLPAEKRAAQAAFDAATANYQSVVLESFRNVADVLRAVENDAQALAAMDAANNAACDSLRSVEQQYRFGSASYVQLLIARQQAQQTQLARVAAQAQRLTNSVALYQVIGAG, from the coding sequence ATGGTTAACATGAGAAAGAGATATGGCATTGTCATCAATGGCAGACGAACCGGGTATCTCCAAAGCTGGCGAGTGCTGGGGTTAGCTCTAACTGTCGGGCTCGCAGGCTGTACCGCCGGACCTGATTTTCAACGCCCTCAGGCTCCTGAGGTGACACGCTATACGACAACATCGATTGATACCCGAACCAGAGGAGCCGTTACAACAGTTGCTGGAGAACAGCAATTTATTACGGGCATGCAAGTGGATGAGCGATGGTGGCGTAGTCTGAAATCCCCCACGCTTGACAGATTGATCGAGGAAGCTCTTTCTTTCAGCCCGTCGCTGATGTCTGCCAAGGCCACATTGCGTCAGGCTAAGGAGATCTATTCGGCTCATGCGGGCTCGACACTTTATCCCCAAGTGGATGCTGGCTTGAGTGTTCAGCGTCAGCGTATGAATCCAAATATTCCGGGGCTGGACGGGGATGCAATGAAATTCAGCCTTTACGACGCCAGTGTTGGTGTGCGTTACAGCCTTGATCTCGCGGGTAGTAACCGAAGGACACTGGAAGCGCTGGCTGCTCGTGTAGATTATCATCGCTACGAATTTCAAGCTGCACAGCTGGTTCTGGCGGGTAATATCGCTACTGCAGCCATAACCCGGGCAAGGCTCGCAGAACAGATCGAATCCATGGGTGTCATCCTGCAGAACCTTGAAGAGCAGGTGTATCTTGCCAGAGAACGTTTACGCTATGGTCAAGCGGCGCCGGATGAGGTATCTGCAAAGAAAATCCTGGCGGAGCAGAAACGTGCGGAATTACCAACGTTACGTAAGCAAATGCAACAAACCGAGCATTTAATCGCCGTCCTCGCTGGACGTGCCCCGGGTGAGCATGGGCTCCCTGAATTCAAGCTGGCAGATTTCGCCCTGCCTGCCGAGCTGCCTTTACTAATTCCTTCTGAGTTGGTGCGCCACCGTCCGGACATTAGGGCATCAGAGGCTCTATTACACGAGGCTAATGCCAATTATGGTGCGGCCATCGCTAAGCTCTATCCACAAATTAATCTGAACGCTAACCTCGGAAGCCAGGCTATGACGACCGCTAGCTTGTTCAGCAGCGGTTCGAGTGTATGGAACCTGGTTGGACAACTGACCCAGCCTTTATTTAACCGGGGACTTCCAGCTGAAAAGCGTGCAGCACAAGCTGCTTTTGACGCGGCTACCGCTAACTATCAGAGTGTTGTGCTGGAGTCTTTTCGTAATGTTGCTGATGTGTTGAGAGCAGTGGAAAATGACGCTCAGGCACTGGCTGCAATGGACGCTGCGAACAATGCAGCTTGTGATTCCCTGCGTTCTGTTGAGCAACAATACCGATTTGGCTCGGCCAGTTACGTGCAGTTACTCATAGCCCGGCAGCAGGCACAACAGACCCAGCTGGCGCGGGTGGCAGCCCAGGCACAACGACTGACAAACAGTGTGGCTTTGTATCAGGTGATTGGTGCGGGATGA
- a CDS encoding lipid A deacylase LpxR family protein, which yields MTTRMLMFKMLVMLIFSGHLAPALAKEVMVGSELAGKCPARDIPKFRGGTVRLENDLFVGTDQNYTSGVGVTLVSHDISGKLRAKCLPAPVWLHAQLIQLLNPGFWADAAEPAVTQNVVAKFGQSMYTPEDYSRSDLIADDRPYAGLLYVGLAWNRRRLNEHLDGEVLDTRELTLGIIGPWSLAEQSQKVVHDAIGSNRFLGWEHQLRNEPALQVALDRKYKEFRGTGAILPGFNSEVIRSVGVRIGNIETSATMGIEGRLGWNLPNDFGSYPIRPGAENRPPSVATRLGRSAKAALYGVHFFGILEAKAIAWDFSLDGNLFATSHSVKRRPWVAQAVIGLSMQGTAAGHGYRLAVMRVHRTKEFEEQGVGQTYGSISLSVEF from the coding sequence ATGACGACACGCATGTTGATGTTTAAAATGCTGGTGATGCTTATCTTCTCAGGTCACCTTGCGCCAGCCCTGGCGAAAGAAGTTATGGTCGGCAGCGAGCTGGCAGGAAAGTGTCCCGCAAGGGATATTCCAAAATTTCGTGGAGGGACGGTAAGACTGGAAAACGATTTGTTTGTTGGTACCGATCAGAATTATACCAGCGGCGTCGGGGTTACTCTGGTTTCACATGATATCTCAGGAAAACTTAGGGCTAAGTGTCTGCCGGCACCAGTCTGGTTGCATGCACAACTAATACAGTTGTTAAACCCCGGTTTCTGGGCCGATGCGGCTGAACCAGCTGTGACTCAGAATGTGGTCGCCAAGTTCGGTCAGTCTATGTACACGCCAGAGGATTACTCCAGGTCTGACCTAATTGCGGATGACAGGCCCTATGCTGGTCTGCTTTACGTGGGACTGGCCTGGAATCGTCGCAGACTGAATGAGCACCTTGACGGGGAAGTGCTCGACACACGCGAACTCACTTTGGGCATAATCGGTCCGTGGTCGTTGGCGGAACAATCGCAGAAGGTGGTTCACGATGCGATAGGTTCGAATAGGTTTCTCGGATGGGAACATCAGCTCAGAAACGAGCCAGCATTGCAGGTGGCATTGGATCGTAAATATAAAGAATTTCGCGGCACAGGAGCCATCCTTCCTGGCTTTAATAGTGAGGTTATCCGTTCAGTAGGAGTGCGGATTGGCAATATTGAGACCTCAGCCACTATGGGAATAGAAGGGCGTTTAGGCTGGAACTTACCGAACGACTTCGGTAGCTATCCAATACGACCCGGTGCGGAGAACCGTCCACCATCTGTTGCCACCAGGTTGGGTAGGTCTGCTAAAGCAGCTCTTTATGGCGTGCATTTCTTCGGAATACTGGAAGCCAAGGCAATCGCCTGGGACTTTTCGCTGGATGGAAACCTGTTTGCCACTAGCCATAGCGTGAAGCGACGGCCCTGGGTCGCCCAGGCGGTAATCGGTCTGAGCATGCAGGGAACTGCTGCCGGACATGGCTACAGGTTAGCGGTTATGCGGGTGCATCGGACAAAAGAGTTTGAGGAACAAGGTGTGGGTCAGACCTATGGTTCCATCTCCTTAAGTGTCGAGTTTTAG
- a CDS encoding ABC transporter ATP-binding protein: MSSKGIQIEGLSKRYGSGNTAVDALKNVNMQVAPGEVVGLIGPSGSGKSTLLKSLGAVIDPSAGRMTLGDKVIFNEGWQVPDLRALRRDKIGFVFQAPYLIPFLDVTDNVALLPMLAGMPNSESRKRALELLTALDVQHRAQAMPSQLSGGEQQRVAIARGLVNRPPVILADEPTAPLDSERAMAVIRILNDMAQQYQTAIIVVTHDEKIIPTFKRIYHIRDGVTHEEAGEGRGFD, encoded by the coding sequence GTGAGCAGCAAAGGAATACAGATCGAAGGTTTAAGCAAACGCTACGGCAGCGGCAATACGGCCGTCGATGCGCTGAAGAACGTCAACATGCAAGTAGCACCAGGTGAGGTAGTAGGTTTGATCGGACCGTCCGGCTCAGGCAAAAGTACCTTGCTGAAATCTCTGGGTGCAGTGATTGACCCTAGCGCCGGGCGCATGACGCTGGGCGATAAAGTCATTTTCAACGAAGGTTGGCAAGTTCCCGACCTGCGTGCTCTGCGTCGAGATAAGATTGGCTTTGTGTTCCAGGCACCTTATTTAATTCCTTTCCTAGATGTTACCGACAATGTTGCGTTACTTCCGATGCTGGCGGGAATGCCGAATAGTGAGTCTCGAAAGCGAGCGCTTGAGCTGCTTACTGCTCTGGATGTGCAGCACAGGGCTCAGGCAATGCCCTCGCAGCTTTCCGGCGGAGAGCAGCAAAGAGTGGCTATTGCGCGCGGCCTGGTCAATCGTCCGCCGGTTATCCTGGCCGATGAGCCTACTGCGCCGCTGGATTCAGAACGCGCTATGGCGGTTATCCGCATCCTTAACGATATGGCGCAGCAATACCAAACGGCCATTATCGTTGTTACTCATGATGAGAAAATTATTCCGACCTTCAAACGTATTTACCACATACGCGATGGAGTAACTCATGAAGAAGCCGGTGAAGGCCGGGGATTTGACTAA